In Anaerostipes hadrus ATCC 29173 = JCM 17467, a single genomic region encodes these proteins:
- a CDS encoding Ig-like domain-containing protein gives MQKGWKVFSHLNGKSRKKLLACLLSISMIPVNGFTVMAATADQGNQAAVTQEGTTTPTVTSGISFAAESQNVTVGNFKYYEFQGTQAKDFDKVNFNISDQTALKIEQKTFKQADGTEVVKYMPIALKDSGKVTVIATFEKNKKPLDGVSAQLEFNLSKDDNIIPFTSQTMYQVFSGKEEGALTKADLAAKTEINLSDKGLTDAEVAYLQYATGCEKLDLSKNTNVSKIDALKSMTNLKEINLEGTKVSTADRIALIKKDPITVEKGAKTNDPILPKGILKGCKDVKYSEEVAAGTTAKLKSIQVQTDGTISLEVVDTAEAGTTNLKVESTTTPTVFVTIPVNVTAKSATTPEFDKNDPNVSVGAFKKQIKLNNLEKDDVVTITSKDTKILNIRTETAQDGTKTYYLEPKAAGKATVEAVVARAGKTYTATIEIQVAAVGKDIIPLTSYKVYDALETDADKDGKKEKADANNDGMISTEEIKNVKSINLENKDLTNADLAGLSEAVNCEKIDLENNKNITDISFIKNLKQLKTLYLRGTSVTDFTALNDLKAQLESLYLPTTASTATRMSFLSDSLYLKEGQELTIQQFTKGVFVDSKEACTITSSNLAAVSITGDKIKAGTKGQMATLTLKAGTTTKTIKVYTTDETGKIPTQAVVLNKTFVTLNPGKTEQLKITYLPDYATASIGTVKWTSSNEAVVTVDAAGKLTAKAAGKAIITAITSDGNVMYCIVTVENIKVSKITITTTTSNKIATGKKVTLKAIVTPSNAYNKGVTWKSSNTKVATVSSSGVVTTKKKMGGKTVTITATAKDGSGKKASYKIYVKKGIVKKVYISGVKSVKAGKKLYLKGKTSASSGANRTLKWSSSNTKYAKVSSKGTVTTYKAGKKKSVKITARAVDGSGKSKTVTIKIK, from the coding sequence ATGCAAAAAGGATGGAAAGTATTCAGCCACTTAAATGGCAAGAGTAGAAAGAAACTGTTAGCATGTCTGCTCAGCATATCTATGATACCGGTCAACGGATTTACGGTAATGGCGGCAACAGCAGATCAGGGGAATCAGGCAGCGGTGACACAGGAAGGTACAACCACACCAACAGTTACAAGTGGAATTTCATTTGCGGCAGAATCCCAGAATGTAACAGTAGGAAATTTCAAGTATTATGAATTCCAGGGAACTCAGGCAAAAGACTTTGATAAAGTCAACTTCAATATTTCTGATCAAACAGCATTAAAGATTGAACAAAAGACTTTCAAACAAGCAGATGGAACAGAAGTTGTGAAGTATATGCCGATTGCATTAAAAGACAGCGGAAAAGTTACTGTAATAGCAACATTTGAAAAGAATAAAAAGCCATTAGATGGAGTAAGTGCTCAGCTTGAATTTAATTTAAGCAAAGATGATAATATCATTCCATTTACTTCACAAACGATGTATCAGGTATTTAGTGGAAAGGAAGAAGGTGCACTTACCAAAGCAGACTTAGCAGCGAAGACAGAGATCAATCTTTCTGATAAAGGTCTGACAGATGCAGAAGTAGCATATCTTCAGTATGCAACTGGTTGTGAAAAATTAGATTTAAGCAAGAATACAAATGTAAGTAAGATTGATGCATTAAAATCTATGACGAATCTAAAGGAAATCAATCTGGAAGGTACAAAGGTTTCCACAGCAGACAGAATTGCGTTGATCAAGAAAGATCCGATCACAGTAGAAAAAGGAGCCAAAACAAATGATCCTATCCTTCCAAAAGGAATCTTAAAAGGATGCAAAGATGTTAAGTATTCTGAGGAAGTAGCAGCAGGAACAACAGCAAAATTAAAATCAATCCAGGTTCAGACAGATGGAACCATAAGTCTGGAAGTAGTGGATACAGCAGAAGCAGGAACGACGAATTTGAAAGTTGAGAGTACAACAACACCAACAGTATTTGTAACGATTCCAGTAAATGTGACAGCCAAAAGTGCAACAACACCAGAGTTTGATAAAAATGATCCAAATGTAAGTGTAGGAGCATTTAAGAAACAGATCAAGTTAAATAATCTGGAAAAAGATGATGTAGTAACGATCACATCAAAAGATACAAAGATCTTAAATATCCGCACAGAAACAGCGCAGGATGGAACAAAGACATACTATCTGGAACCAAAAGCAGCAGGAAAAGCAACGGTAGAAGCGGTAGTAGCAAGAGCAGGAAAGACATATACAGCAACGATTGAGATTCAGGTAGCAGCCGTAGGAAAAGATATCATTCCACTGACAAGTTACAAAGTATACGATGCATTAGAGACAGATGCAGATAAAGATGGAAAAAAAGAAAAGGCAGATGCAAATAACGATGGAATGATCTCAACAGAAGAGATCAAAAATGTAAAATCTATTAATTTAGAAAATAAAGATCTGACGAATGCAGATTTAGCAGGTTTATCCGAAGCAGTCAATTGCGAAAAGATCGATCTCGAAAACAACAAAAACATCACAGACATCAGTTTCATAAAGAATTTAAAACAGTTAAAAACACTCTATCTAAGAGGAACATCTGTGACAGATTTTACAGCATTAAATGATCTGAAAGCACAGTTAGAATCATTATATCTGCCAACAACAGCAAGCACAGCGACAAGAATGTCATTCTTAAGCGACAGCCTGTATCTAAAAGAAGGACAGGAATTAACAATACAGCAGTTTACAAAAGGTGTATTCGTAGATAGCAAAGAAGCATGCACGATCACATCATCTAATCTGGCAGCAGTATCCATTACAGGAGATAAGATCAAAGCCGGAACAAAAGGTCAGATGGCAACACTGACATTAAAAGCTGGAACAACAACAAAAACGATCAAAGTTTACACAACAGACGAAACAGGTAAGATTCCTACACAGGCGGTTGTATTAAACAAAACATTTGTAACATTAAATCCAGGCAAGACAGAACAGCTGAAGATCACATATTTACCAGATTATGCAACAGCTTCAATTGGAACAGTAAAATGGACATCTTCTAACGAAGCAGTTGTAACAGTTGATGCAGCAGGTAAATTAACAGCTAAGGCTGCAGGAAAAGCAATTATTACGGCAATAACATCTGACGGAAATGTAATGTACTGCATCGTAACAGTAGAAAATATCAAAGTCAGCAAGATTACGATCACAACAACAACATCTAACAAGATCGCAACTGGTAAGAAAGTAACATTAAAGGCGATCGTAACACCATCCAACGCATACAATAAAGGTGTTACATGGAAATCAAGCAATACCAAAGTTGCAACAGTTAGCAGCAGCGGTGTCGTTACAACGAAGAAGAAAATGGGTGGAAAAACAGTAACGATCACAGCGACAGCCAAAGACGGAAGTGGTAAGAAAGCATCATATAAGATCTATGTCAAGAAAGGTATTGTAAAGAAAGTCTATATTTCTGGAGTTAAATCAGTAAAAGCTGGTAAGAAGTTATATCTGAAAGGAAAAACAAGTGCATCTTCAGGGGCAAATAGAACTTTAAAATGGTCAAGCAGCAATACAAAATATGCGAAAGTTTCTTCCAAAGGAACTGTAACAACATACAAAGCTGGAAAGAAAAAATCCGTGAAGATCACAGCAAGAGCAGTGGATGGAAGCGGAAAGAGCAAGACGGTTACAATTAAAATTAAATAG
- a CDS encoding YhgE/Pip domain-containing protein, protein MLKREWQKISKNPWMIIILIAIITIPAIYTSVFLGSMWDPYGDADQLPVAVVNHDKKVNYEGKTLQVGDDLVKNLKDSGSLDFHFVSDKKAEEGLKSGEYYMIISIPENFSKNATTLMDKNPKQMKLTYKTNPGTNYVASKMDDSAMAKIEKSVREKVTETYVKTVFDQIKTAGSGFQKAADGSKKIESGAKKLKAGNDTIEQNLKKLASSTLTFQNGAKSLSVGLKTYTAGVAKVNSGAKSLKSGTKTLKNGVAALQTGATQLSNGSKSLKLGISQYTNGVSTAQAGSKQLAANNKALNAGVEKLSSGSKDLKDGTGTLSAGLKNLLGQTKETSNGLGTQLKENEAKKDGIISKRSNFDTQLEAFNTKLNELNQMLSAGSTASETSTQTANNETAKKAASSAANAKSSVSDLNGKVSELKNSSVLDKLSEEDKKALLAEIDEVDSAASDVENNVDETYTNAQKAADTKTTAKTQSASSEQQLATVKAYVSSLADSSKQLAESSQTLSGYEKAMMNGLYEGLNEVKTTLDRQGTTQDTMGMIQALTQLSEGAKKVQTGMTTLESGINDSTSGLKIGIANYTAGVESLNTGLTTLTNNSKALNSGATQLNSGIGQVSSKLPTFKSGTAKLYKGTKTLKSGTAALVANNNTLNSGAGQLASGAGQIASGSSQLAAGSTTLGNGIGTLQSGSKTLKDSLQKGADQVNSIKATKKTNKMFAAPVKAKNVEYSHVDNNGHAMAPYMMSVGLFVACMAFTLMYPLMEKNEEVKSGLQWWLSKVTVMAAVSIAQAVIMVAVLMGINGLEPHYVGKTFGMAVLASMAFMSLICFGEMLLNRVGSYVMLVFMVVQLGAAGGTYPLDMAPHFYTVLHKYMPFSYTVHAFRHTLSMDGRIGQDIAVFVGILVVSTLATIIFYRFRMKKQVGGTLEPNGAPQH, encoded by the coding sequence ATGTTAAAACGAGAATGGCAGAAAATTTCAAAGAACCCCTGGATGATTATCATTTTGATCGCGATCATTACGATTCCTGCAATTTATACATCTGTATTCCTTGGTTCTATGTGGGATCCATACGGAGATGCAGATCAATTACCAGTAGCGGTAGTCAATCACGATAAGAAGGTAAATTACGAGGGAAAAACATTACAAGTAGGAGATGATCTGGTAAAGAATCTGAAAGATTCAGGATCACTGGATTTTCATTTTGTAAGTGACAAGAAAGCAGAGGAAGGATTGAAGAGTGGAGAATACTATATGATCATTTCCATTCCAGAAAATTTCTCAAAGAATGCAACAACATTAATGGATAAGAATCCAAAACAGATGAAACTGACATACAAGACAAACCCAGGTACGAACTATGTAGCATCCAAGATGGATGATAGTGCCATGGCGAAGATTGAGAAGTCAGTCAGAGAAAAAGTAACAGAAACTTATGTAAAGACCGTATTTGACCAGATCAAGACAGCCGGAAGCGGTTTCCAGAAAGCAGCAGATGGATCCAAAAAGATCGAAAGTGGAGCGAAGAAGCTGAAAGCTGGAAATGATACGATCGAACAGAATTTAAAGAAATTAGCATCCAGCACATTAACATTTCAGAATGGAGCAAAATCACTTTCCGTAGGGCTAAAAACATATACAGCAGGTGTAGCCAAAGTTAACAGTGGAGCAAAATCTTTAAAATCAGGAACAAAGACATTGAAAAATGGAGTTGCAGCTCTGCAGACAGGAGCAACTCAGTTATCCAATGGCTCTAAATCCTTAAAATTAGGAATCTCCCAGTACACAAACGGAGTCAGCACAGCACAGGCTGGAAGCAAACAGCTTGCAGCGAATAATAAAGCATTAAATGCAGGTGTTGAAAAATTATCCAGTGGAAGTAAGGATTTAAAAGATGGAACTGGAACATTATCAGCAGGCCTTAAAAATCTGTTGGGTCAGACAAAAGAAACATCCAATGGACTTGGAACTCAGTTAAAAGAAAATGAAGCGAAGAAAGATGGAATTATAAGCAAACGAAGCAATTTCGATACACAATTAGAAGCATTTAATACAAAATTAAATGAATTAAATCAAATGCTTTCTGCTGGATCAACCGCATCAGAGACATCAACACAGACAGCAAACAATGAAACAGCTAAGAAGGCAGCAAGCAGTGCAGCAAATGCAAAGTCAAGTGTATCTGATTTAAACGGCAAAGTAAGCGAGTTAAAGAATTCATCTGTACTTGATAAATTAAGCGAAGAAGATAAAAAAGCATTATTAGCTGAAATCGACGAGGTAGATAGCGCAGCATCTGATGTTGAAAATAATGTTGATGAAACATATACAAATGCACAGAAAGCGGCAGATACAAAAACAACAGCAAAAACACAGTCCGCAAGTAGTGAACAGCAACTTGCAACGGTAAAAGCATATGTTAGTTCTTTAGCAGATTCATCTAAGCAACTTGCAGAATCATCCCAGACACTTTCTGGATACGAAAAAGCGATGATGAATGGTCTGTATGAAGGCTTAAATGAAGTAAAAACAACATTAGACCGTCAGGGAACAACTCAGGATACAATGGGTATGATTCAGGCGTTAACTCAGTTATCAGAAGGTGCCAAAAAAGTACAGACAGGAATGACAACCTTAGAATCCGGAATCAATGACAGCACAAGCGGATTAAAGATTGGAATTGCCAACTATACAGCAGGAGTTGAAAGTCTGAACACAGGACTTACAACATTAACAAACAACTCCAAAGCATTAAATAGCGGAGCAACTCAGCTGAATAGTGGAATTGGTCAGGTAAGCTCAAAACTTCCAACATTTAAGTCAGGAACAGCAAAGCTTTACAAAGGAACAAAAACACTGAAATCAGGAACAGCAGCCTTAGTTGCCAACAACAATACATTAAACAGTGGAGCTGGACAGTTAGCATCTGGAGCTGGACAGATCGCAAGCGGATCAAGTCAGTTAGCAGCAGGATCTACAACTCTTGGAAATGGAATCGGAACACTTCAGAGTGGAAGCAAGACATTAAAAGATTCCTTACAAAAAGGAGCAGATCAGGTTAACAGTATCAAGGCAACCAAGAAGACAAACAAAATGTTTGCCGCACCAGTAAAAGCTAAGAATGTAGAATATTCACACGTTGATAACAATGGTCACGCAATGGCACCATATATGATGTCCGTTGGATTATTCGTAGCATGTATGGCATTTACATTAATGTATCCTTTAATGGAGAAAAACGAAGAAGTCAAGAGTGGACTTCAGTGGTGGTTAAGCAAAGTCACAGTTATGGCAGCAGTATCCATTGCGCAGGCAGTGATCATGGTTGCAGTTTTAATGGGAATCAATGGACTCGAACCACATTACGTAGGAAAAACATTTGGAATGGCCGTCTTAGCATCCATGGCATTTATGTCATTGATCTGCTTTGGCGAGATGTTATTAAACCGTGTCGGAAGTTACGTCATGTTAGTATTCATGGTCGTACAGTTAGGTGCAGCCGGAGGAACATATCCATTGGATATGGCACCACACTTCTACACAGTATTACACAAATATATGCCATTCAGCTATACAGTACACGCATTCCGTCACACACTATCCATGGATGGACGGATCGGACAGGATATTGCAGTATTTGTTGGAATCTTAGTTGTGTCAACATTAGCAACGATCATCTTCTACCGATTCAGAATGAAGAAACAGGTTGGAGGAACATTGGAACCTAATGGAGCGCCACAGCATTAG
- a CDS encoding YfhO family protein, which translates to MKLTTKKQLMARYTILFAIISLIVFYLFYKNGVTFIWGAKGQDGLSQHINALMYWGEYIRNFFFNIIHGHFRFPMWDMSIGFGADILGTLNYYAIGDPLNLIYVFSNKSNIELLYNFMLVFRLYLAGVAFIAFGHYLKKDGNGILAGSIVYIFSGTFFSFAIRHPFFLNPMIYLPLLLMGVEKIYRKEKPYLFILMVTVAAISNFYFFYMLTVAAVVYALIRFPEYKEAGFFRTLGRFSGWYLLGIGLSAVILLPVLIAFSGNARTTSDVNYFSIFLYKKSYYKQIFLQFAGFQKIYKGTNLNYAALGYCAIIALFLKRDKKRFSYKVAVVLGIVSLLSPVFAYILHGFSYPMNRWTFILALIVGMTVTEIYPDLFVLTRIQKTGILAGAVFYIVFALSLGDNMVKGKYELAILAATVLALFVLNECKMFGQEKYKHFILYAVLILTAGTSSYVQYSPKYGETISNYVKSGQAYEMLCGKEMRLIQPDKYKIQNGVYRAESLDNKVTNWSLNAHIPGITNYYSVTDKNVSETMQEFGLKSYQYKFKFRKLDMRQGLMDLYGVRYVICTKETGAKLLSDYRLLRSKDGMQLYENKNVFPFGYTYDGYLSSQTYKTLNPAQKEQALLQSAILEDDSKSADKLKKMTIPENVTSHVVGENYRIHSEKEKEKIIQIKIPKQYIKANSYIYLQGVSTEALDGKSSRHVLGVGMNKSNFQLLYGGKQVHLFNAEKNSSYDIGKRNYLVKMSRDAVKDREDTLTLKFKLKSDYYIDRISILTVDQQTEIKQIQKRKKADHLTNISYDGGNHFSGDIKASQNEILCIPITYHKGWKAYDNGKQVKSEQVNGMFEGIYLNKGDHHITLKYETPGLKIGAVVSLFSLIILFIISKKKKFQ; encoded by the coding sequence TACAAAGAAACAGCTTATGGCAAGATATACGATCTTATTTGCAATTATAAGTCTGATTGTATTTTATCTATTCTACAAAAATGGAGTGACATTCATATGGGGAGCAAAGGGACAGGATGGATTATCACAACACATCAACGCGCTGATGTACTGGGGAGAATATATCCGCAATTTCTTCTTTAATATCATCCACGGACATTTCAGATTTCCAATGTGGGATATGAGCATTGGATTTGGAGCAGACATTCTAGGAACATTAAATTATTATGCGATCGGTGATCCACTCAATCTGATTTATGTATTTTCCAATAAGTCAAATATAGAATTATTGTATAACTTTATGCTTGTATTTCGTCTATATCTGGCGGGAGTAGCATTTATCGCATTTGGACATTATCTGAAAAAAGATGGAAATGGAATCTTAGCAGGAAGTATTGTGTATATTTTTAGCGGAACATTTTTTTCATTTGCGATACGTCATCCGTTTTTCCTAAATCCAATGATCTATCTTCCATTATTATTGATGGGAGTCGAGAAGATTTACAGAAAAGAAAAACCATATTTATTTATACTTATGGTAACGGTCGCAGCGATTAGTAATTTCTATTTTTTCTATATGCTGACAGTTGCGGCAGTGGTTTACGCACTGATCAGATTTCCAGAATATAAAGAAGCAGGATTTTTCAGAACTCTTGGAAGATTTAGCGGGTGGTATCTGCTTGGAATTGGTCTTTCTGCAGTAATCTTGTTGCCTGTATTAATCGCATTTTCAGGAAATGCGCGAACTACTTCGGATGTAAATTATTTTAGTATTTTCTTATATAAGAAATCATATTACAAACAAATATTCTTACAGTTTGCGGGTTTCCAGAAGATTTATAAAGGAACAAATCTAAACTATGCAGCTTTAGGATATTGTGCAATTATTGCACTGTTCCTGAAAAGGGATAAAAAGCGGTTTTCATACAAAGTAGCAGTGGTACTTGGTATTGTCAGTCTGTTATCACCAGTGTTCGCCTATATTTTGCATGGATTTTCTTATCCGATGAATCGATGGACATTTATACTGGCATTGATTGTTGGAATGACAGTCACAGAAATCTATCCAGATCTATTTGTACTGACGAGGATCCAGAAAACAGGAATTCTTGCAGGAGCCGTTTTTTACATAGTATTCGCACTTTCCTTAGGCGATAATATGGTAAAAGGGAAATATGAATTAGCAATACTTGCAGCTACAGTACTTGCATTGTTTGTACTTAATGAGTGTAAAATGTTTGGACAGGAGAAATATAAACATTTCATTTTGTATGCAGTATTGATCTTAACAGCAGGAACTTCTTCATATGTACAGTATTCTCCAAAATATGGAGAAACAATCTCAAATTATGTAAAATCCGGGCAGGCATATGAGATGTTGTGTGGAAAAGAAATGCGGTTGATACAGCCAGATAAATATAAGATACAAAATGGTGTGTATCGTGCAGAATCTCTGGATAACAAGGTAACAAACTGGAGTTTAAATGCGCATATTCCGGGAATTACGAATTATTATAGTGTGACAGATAAGAATGTCTCAGAGACTATGCAGGAATTCGGATTAAAATCTTATCAGTATAAGTTCAAATTCCGCAAACTTGATATGAGACAAGGTCTGATGGATTTATATGGAGTTCGTTATGTAATCTGCACCAAAGAAACAGGAGCTAAATTATTATCAGATTATCGGTTGTTAAGATCAAAAGATGGGATGCAGTTGTATGAAAATAAAAATGTATTTCCATTTGGATATACTTATGATGGATATTTGTCATCACAAACATATAAAACTTTGAACCCAGCACAGAAAGAACAAGCATTGCTTCAAAGTGCGATTCTGGAAGACGACAGCAAGAGTGCGGATAAACTAAAGAAGATGACAATCCCAGAGAACGTAACAAGTCATGTTGTTGGAGAAAATTATCGCATTCATAGTGAAAAAGAAAAGGAAAAAATCATTCAGATTAAGATTCCAAAACAATATATCAAGGCGAATTCTTATATTTATCTGCAAGGAGTCAGTACAGAAGCATTGGATGGAAAAAGCAGCAGACATGTATTAGGAGTTGGGATGAACAAAAGTAACTTCCAGCTTCTTTATGGAGGTAAACAGGTTCATTTATTTAATGCAGAGAAGAATTCCAGTTACGATATTGGGAAAAGAAATTATTTGGTCAAGATGAGCAGAGATGCAGTGAAAGATCGGGAAGATACATTGACATTAAAATTTAAGTTGAAAAGTGATTATTATATTGATCGGATTTCGATTCTTACAGTGGATCAACAGACAGAGATAAAACAGATTCAAAAGAGAAAAAAAGCAGATCATCTGACCAATATTTCATATGATGGAGGAAATCATTTTTCAGGAGATATCAAGGCATCTCAAAATGAGATACTTTGTATACCAATAACATATCACAAAGGTTGGAAAGCATATGACAATGGAAAGCAAGTGAAGAGTGAGCAGGTCAATGGAATGTTTGAAGGAATCTATTTAAACAAAGGAGATCATCATATTACATTAAAATATGAAACCCCAGGCCTTAAGATTGGCGCAGTTGTGTCGTTATTTAGTTTGATCATATTATTTATCATAAGTAAAAAGAAGAAATTTCAGTAA